Part of the Antechinus flavipes isolate AdamAnt ecotype Samford, QLD, Australia chromosome 2, AdamAnt_v2, whole genome shotgun sequence genome is shown below.
CTAAGATAATCAGCAAAACAACAATAAGCCCtggtttgtatatattatttgccAATTGCTGAagaagtataaatgctcacactgaaaatttaacattctGTTCACAGGTTAAACTGGCTCTAACACATCaatgttttaaaggaaagaaattggaaaaagtcTAAAAGCTAGCTAGCTAAAcagattccttcaattttttttttcaaatttaagagAATTAGTCTTATTTACCTAAAGAAAAGTTTGAGGGGCattgtcatagaatcatagactttaGCCATAAAATAGATGAATAATTATCAAAtcttcatagatgaagaaataggctTAGTTGTCAAGATAAAATTAATTACCTAAGGTAAAATAGCTAATTAGTATCAAAACTGGAGCTAAAATCCATATCTGATTCCTgctccaatgttctttctatcaCATCACCCAAGATTCCCCAAGCACAAATTGGGTTTGTTATTATACCAAATTATTATACCAAAAGAAGAGACAGCTGCCCTTTTCTAATTTGGATGACAGAAATTGAGTTTCAGGGGCACCATGAAAGATGTGGGTTAGACATAAGAATTCCCTAATGGTGATAGCAATGCAGGAAACATtgtgaaatcttttaaaaatatggctattCTCCCATTGGAATTGTCAtgaaggcagaaggaagaggtGACCTTTTAATATGgttttcaggttctttttttttcttctatatccaATGGATTTTTGGCTAGGAAAGGAGGAAATTAGCATGCTTAATCAAAAATGTGCTCAAAACAAATAGATAACCTCCTGGGAGCTTTTTGAAAATGGTGGGTTTTGTGTTTGCATCTAGTACTAGTGCCAATTTTTGAGTTAGTGGAAAAATCTAACCCTTGCTTGTTAGGAGggtagagaaaggaaatgagttcAGATGGCTAACACCCTTACATTAAAGAGTCACAAGAAGATCCTTGTCCTGTTGCCAGTAGTATCTGGGCAACATCAGTCAACTCCCATGGCTTGATTCCAGGCCAAGTTTCTGACAACAGATTGTAAGCCTACTTTATTTCAAACGGTCTCATTTaatccaattctgtttttttccccttaggctGAGGGTAAAAGGCTGGGAGTGGTAGGATGGGTCCAGAACACTGACCAGGGCACCGTGCAAGGACAGATACAGGGTCCCACTGTCCAGGTTCGCGTCATGCAAGAATGGCTTAAGACAAAAGGAAGCCCTAAATCCCGCATTGACAAGGCAAAATTCCACAATGAAAGGGTCATCCCGAAGCTGGAATACAAAGATTTCCAAATTGTGAAATAGTAATCAAAAGACAATATTTTTCCTAGTGTAATATGAGTATATGCTTACTTGAAATTGTATTCAATTTATTTGTCATCTATGTTGTTAACATGCAGaactatttgttattattaatatttaaggaTTGTCATTTAACTTATTTCgattttaaagtatttcttgAATGTAATGGATGGACCGCATTAAAGCATTGCAATTGTAAATGGGAActtaataataaaggaaaaaagataattggaattttttattgtctttactGAGTTTCCTCTAAGAATAtgatttatttactcatttgtaCAATAAACATACTTGTGAAGAAGATTTTGAGAAAACTTAAATAAGTCAGTAACGTTTCTTAATTTCATTCCTTCAAAATGAAAGTTGGGAGTTCCTGTGAATCATTTCAGTAATGTTGATTTTCACCTGAGAACTAAATGGGCacctaaatggtgcagtggatagagtgctggatttggaatcaggaagactcatcttcccaagtttaaatcttgtcaaatactagctgtgtgactctggactagTTAAttaattctttgcctcagttcctcatctgcaaaatgagctgaagaaggaaatgaaaagtattgccaagaaaacaccaaatgggatcacatagaagcagacacaactgaaataactgaacagcaataTAAAATAGGTGTAAAATGTGACGATtacaaaaataagagatatacaatGTGACTTTGGGAGAAAGCTCTCTTGATGGCATTTGAGCTACTGTAAGAAAAGGGTGCATTCCAAGTGTTGGGGACAGTTAATGCAAAAGTACACATGCCAGAAAATGGTAAGTATTTTATGAAGAGCAGAGACCACTCTGATTAATAACATGGGAATCAGTGATTGTTAGGATGGTGAACCCTGCAACAAAAGCAAGTTTGAAAGAGGAATGTGTTTGGGGGAAAATAGactgaaaagtttaaaaaaatgctaatatAACTCCCTAATTCCAACTGTATCCTATAATTAGGtgaatttttggttttcttgtgaggtggggttaaatgacatgcctagggtcacacaacttataaatatatcaaagtgtcaggatttgaactcaggtccttctgactccagggcctgcATCCTATATGTCTGTACTGTATATCTACATCTTCACCTGGTTGACCCAATTCCCTGAATTTTTTGCCATTAATGTGAACACTGAAATCGCTGCTGCTACACACTAAAAGGGCCTTGATTTAAGTGTTTGTGCAAAATGACAGGAAAGGGCATTGAGGATCTAGTTCATGGAGACACCATTCTGCCTAGGTGACACTCAAACTCAGTAAGGAATATTGCTGTAGCACTAGCGgctatttatgtttttattcagAACTACTAAGATTAGTAATATGTGAAAAAATACCATATGAGCTTTTTTATGAAGTAGGTTCCAACGAAAATGAGACAGAAAGCAAGCTCAAAGTCACTTCACAGGGCTTTTTATTTGCATCCAGAAGGGTTGGAACAATCCAGGTCAATAAAGGTATAGAGGGCGCCGATTAAAAGAAATCGATCCTCCAAAAAGAATAACTTAGTTACCTAATTAGAAATCTAATCAGCAAGCTAATTAGTATTTTTTCCATGAtgggggggggcagggaaagATTGTCAATTTCATAAGCCTGGAAAGTGATAAATGTCGTTTATACGACGAAATCTTGGCATAAATTATTacctttcctctccctcacctctccccttcttcccccccccccatttcctccACCTTGGTTTTTGTGAATCCATCACCCCCCAAAAAGATTCCATTATGGAAGATTCCATTTTGTTCAAAAAGACAGGGTATGAAAACTACTCCTCCCAGAGATCACAGGGGCTTTCGCGTCCGCTTCCGGTCTTCTGCACGCTTTCGTCACTGGCGGTCGGTGAAGCTACCATTCAAGGTGACTGGAGagcaggggaggggaagaaggaacgATTCCAGGGAGGGCTTTTCGTTGACAGACGTCTCCAGGGAGTGATTGGGAACGTTCCAACTAAGGGTCTCCCGCAAACCTTTAGCCTTCGTTTCCGTGGAGGGGTATTTGGGAGGAGTTTCGAGGAAGGGCGGAGTTAAGTAAAAGTGGTTTGTGACTGGCCCCAGCCCCTCAGATCACGCTCCAGAGGGCGTGGTCTCCCTGAGGGGCGTCATCTTTCCGGATAGTGGCGGCAGTTGTAAGAACTTTTTCGAGTAAGCGGAACAAGGATTTAAGGAGTGGGTTTAATATTTCTTAGTTAAGAAAGaacatgttttccttttttctttcctgggaCTTTGGACTCTCCCAGTGGAAAGGAATATCTTCTTAGTAAAGGCTCCTATAAGTAATTGTGGATTTGTATGTAATTAAAGTGCACAGTAGAGCCCATTCTCGAGGTGATGTCATCTTTAAGGCTCAGCAACCCCAGAAGCCACAGTGCTGATGTTAAGTCACCTTTTTTCCCCTGTACTTTGTGTGGGGAGCTCAATCCCTGTTCTTAAGTCAACAGTTATCTTAAAATGGAGCATATAAGATAAAAAGAACCAGACTAGCTCTTAAAGGTgagcttttaattttaaagatgaggaaactgagaccttagCTACTGAAGTGAGATGAACTGAATTAAGATTTAACAAAGTCACAACTTAGTAGCAGAACTGGGATGATACTTTAAGTTTTTACAAACACAGAGcctagaatatataaatattatgggaGTGGTAATGATGACTCTTACTCTCccatataatcataataatatctagcatttatagagtgcttgCTACTTGCATAATTGTGCTaagttattatttaatttgatcctcagaacaaccctggaAAGGAGATGTtgtcatcattttacagatgaggaaatggagtcaaacaggctaagtgacttgctcagggtctcacagctagtaagtgtctgacagatttgaactcatctcttccAAACAGTAAGCCTACTACACTACCTGTCTGTCACATCATTCaatatgatgttttaaaaaatatctttgttcTCCTTATTTATTCAGCTATTGTGAAATAACtagaattttctatttctctattgtAGTTCACTTTTGGGTTTGAATACTAATGTCCACTTTGTAGCTTGTACGACTTAGAAAGGGGAGAAATGTGTCATGAGAGTTATTATCTTGGACTATTATTAAACAGAAGTTCTTCCAAGATGCAGTATTATATGTTGTCTATTAGCAGTAGAAGAGAatgatatttgttttaaataatattcaCAATGATTTTTGACAAAACAGAGGTAATTACATACCAGATAATTTGTAGATACAAgctaaaaagttttaaaatcttaagagccttaattttctttgtttttgtaggGAAATATTTCTGATAAGAAGATACCGTAGCTCTTAACTAGTTTTTTACCTGCCATGATCAAGTGTTTATCAGAGGAAGTACAAGTGAAACTCCGTTCTGGTGTGGCTGTCAGCTCTATTAGCCAATGTGTTGAAGAACTTGCCCTCAATAGCATTGACGCTGAAGCAAAATGTGTGGCTGTGAGAGTAAACATGGAAACTTTCAAAGTTCAGGTTATAGACAATGGATCTGGGATGGAAAGGGATGATGTAGAGAGGGTGGGAAAACAGTATTTCACCAGCAAGTGCAAATCTGTACAAGACCTAGAGAACCCAAAGTTTTATGGTTTCAGAGGGGAAGCAGTATCAAGTATAGTAAATATGGCCAGTGCTGTAGAAATTGCATCCAAAACAAATAGGACAGTGGAAACTTTTGTGAAACTGTTTCAGAATGGGAAAGCCCTGGAAGCCTGTGAAGCTGAGTTGACCAGGCCAAGTTCAGGGACAACAGTCACTGTTTTTAACCTATTTTACCAGTTACCAGTGAGGAGGAAATGCATGGATCCAAGACTGGAGTTTGAAAAGGTTAGACAAAGGATTGAAGCACTCTCACTCATGCACCCATCCATATCCTTCTCCTTGAGAAATGATATTTCTGGTTCTATGGTTCTTCAGCTTCCCAAAACCAAAGATACATGCTCTCGATTTTGTCAGATTCATGGCTTGAGTAAGTCGCAAAAGTTAAGAGAaatcaattttaaacataaagaatttgAACTAAATGGGTATATCAGTTGTGAAGcacattataataaaaatttgcaGTTTTTGTTTGTGAACAAAAGACTGGTTTTAAGGACAAGATTGCATAAACTCATTGACTTTTTATTAAGGAAAGAAAGTATTATTTGTAGACCAAGGGGTGGCCCTGCAAGTAAGCAAATAACTTCAAGCCCTCCTCGGCATCGGTCAAACCCAGAACTTCATGGCATCTATGTAATCAATGTCAAATGCCAATTTTGTGAATACGATGTATGCCTAGATCCAGCAAAAACTCTAATTGAATTTAGGAACTGGGATACTGTCTTGGTTTGTATTCAGGAAgggataaaatcttttttaaaacaagaacaaTTATTTATAGAATTGTCAGGTGATGACATTAAAGAATTTAATGAAGACAGTGACTTGACCTTATTCAGTGCTATTCTTCAGCCTGCAATCTCTGATGAAAAATGTGTCCAAAACAATTTTCAAGAGGCATATGAAAATATGGAttcatatgaaatatttaatacaaaatCTAAAACTGTGAAAAGAAAAGCTGTTGTGGAAGATATTTCTTTGAAGACTTTTAGGACTGAAGAAGACATCAAACACATAAAAGACTGCCACGTGGTGACCAATAGTGACCCAAATGAAATGTGCATTAATGATATGATAGAGTTATCTGTACCTTGTCAAGATAGCGCCTACTCAAAACCAAATGTCTTAATACAACAGGAAGCCAAAATCACagattctgaaaaaaataatactaaaaatatttgtttagaaCCTGAATGTTCAGCAAATCACCATGGAGCCAGTTCAGAAGTGTTAAAGAGTTCTTTTCATATTCCACATCACCTTGAGGCCAATGGAGAAAATCCATgtctacaaaaggaaaaaaccaatgaTAATGGAATAGTTGTCGACAGTGTTTGTGAGGGACAACAGAGACTTAAAGATATCCCTGAAATGGCGTGCGAACATCCACCTTTTGGGGGAATACTATTGGAGACATGTGATACACTTAAAGAAGATGAAGGAACAAAGAGAGAATCTGATTATAATAGAGGAAAAACAGTTTTCAGTTATGGAAAAGTTCAGTTATGCTCCACTGGCTTTATAACTCATGTGATGCAAACTCAACAATCAAAAACATCTGAAATGGACTTtaccttaaaaaataattttcaacctGGGCCTATTAGTGCCAGGGAAATATTTGGAAACAAAACCCAAAGTTCAGTTGAGACCCCAAACATAGACTTAAATACTAATTTAGGTGAAGAATCTGCTAAATCAGTAAAACAGAATTTTTGCTTAACAAATATAAAAGCTGGGCCAAAAAGCAAAACCATAggaatctgtaaaaatgaggcattttttcttaagaaaagcaGTAAGCAATCACATACAAGTAACTTGTTGTCTAATGCTTCCTTAACTTTTCCTTGGAATGCACACACTTCAAATATTAGGAAGAATACAGAAAAGCTGACTGGTTCTAAACCCTTTCCTCATAAGAAACTAAACTTGTTTTCACAACCAGTGTCTTTAGAAAAGTTTAAGAGACAATATAAGAAGGTTGAGAGTCCTATGCCCACAAGAATTCATAATATTAGTAATGATTTTGAACTAATTACCAGTAATGGTTCCCAAGTTGAACCTGATATTTCTCAGAAAGGAAATAGCCACTTAGACCATTTCAATATTTGTGAAATTCCACCCATAAATAATAATGAATCCAATGTAAATAATCAACCAGATAATCACATCCCTTCAGAACAAtttcaaatttctaagaaaaaagagATATTGGAGCAACAGAATGTCAGTTTGACAGAAAATCCTATGACACTTACTGACTATTCTCAGTTTAACAGAAAACCTTTAAATGTTAATAAACCATTAGGATCATTAGCATCTAAACTATCCAGAATGAAAGGTCACAACAAAGAAACTGTAATTATTGAAAGTATAGAACATTCTAATGACCCTGGCCCATTCAGCCCCAGTATGAAAGACAATAGTTTGTGTAGTGTGTTAGCCCAGGATTCTCATGAGTTATCTCATAACATACATAAAATAACAGAAGATATCCTCTTTCCAGATTCAGACACTGCTGTGCAAGATAATACCtgtaacaaaaatacaaattcagcTTTTACAAATCAATCATTACTAATTAGTACAACAGAGGATTATCCAATGAGATATAATGTTCCTTTGATGTTATCCAGAAACACATCTTTTGAAGTCTGTGAAGTCCCAAATAACCCCCTTTTATCTTCAGAACAGCAGTTGGAAACAGCCAACCCTTCCAGCACAGCTTTAATAAGTCATGTAGACATTTCAACAAATGATCATTTTCAGAAAGAGAATACTGCAACAAGAATTTCTAAGGATGAAGAGTCTATGGCACGGTCCTTTGATTGGCAAGCACATTTTGATGTGTCTTTGGGTAGAATGGTCTATGTCAACAAAATTACTGGACTAAGCACATTCAGTGCTCCCCAGGAGGAAAATATGGCCAGTTGTACAAAAGACCTGACAACCATGGCTGTCAATGTTAGCTTCAGAGATGGTAAGTAGGAAGTTTCTTTTCAAAgctaatatattataaatactaaATGCTTTGCAAGGAAATACAGTGTTTGAATTATAAAGTAACTACTCTTTGCATGAGTAAAAGTAATATCTTGCAGATTATAATAAATCTTCATTTGGAGAAAAGTGTAATTGTAATGAATAACAGTTCACATCTAAATGATGTTTTAAGGCTTGCAACGTTCTTAATATGTGTTATTTTATTTGGTCCTCACTTGTGAGGttagtgctattgttattcccattttacagatgaggaaattaaggctcagtgatttacccaggatcacacaactggtaagtgccTACACTAATTAGATAGCTATTCTAATTTTATGTCCTATAATTTCTGAAAATTCTCTTGGTCAGAAACATTTAAATTAGAACTACTGTCAAATTCTGATTGATGTAGCTCACATACCAGggacattataaatatttatattacaacAGAAGTGATGTAAACATAAGAACTCTCTTGATTCCTATCAAACCAGGGATTAGCTCCAGTGCCCTTGTAGTGCCACTAatggcattattttaaaaatattatgtatgtttattttgttaattatttcccattacatggaaaatattttaacatttttcaaaattttgagttccagattctctctcttctgattcttccttccttgaaaaggcaagcaatttgatattgattatgcATATGCagttaggcaaaacatttccatattaaccatgttgcaaaagaaagcaaacaaaataaaacaaaaataaaatttacatttgctttttttttgggggggtggggtggggggtagAGGGGAGGGCTAAGCttttggagttaagtaacttgcccagagtcacataagtacaaagtgttaaatatctgaggatggatttgaactcaggtcctcctgaatccagggccaatgctttatccactgcaccatttactgtctcaaaaataaaatgttaaaaagtataattcaatatacattcagaattcattagtttttttttctctgaaaatgggtagcatttttcattatgagtccttcaACATTGaattggatcattatattgatcagagtaccTAAATCTTTTACAATTGATTTTCCTTGCAATATTGATTTTATGGTTGGTGTACAATGTTATGGTTCTGTTCTTACATTTGGTATAACTTCttataagtcttcccaagtttttttgaaaccattttgttcattatttcttatggcataatagtattccatcagaatcacataccacaatttgttcagccattcccctgtTGATGGAGGGAATTTTTGATTTCCAAGCTTttcaggagagagggagggaaaataatTCGGTAGACATAAGGGTGAAAGCATAAaaaaattaggggagcatggaaaaATGTACCTGTCAAATCTGTGGATAAGGGGAAAGTTTGTGAGAAAAAGAACTGCAGGTACTATAAAAATACTTGGTAGTCAAATCCAgggattatatgaacacaattacaaaacacttttcacataaatgcAGACAGATCTAAACagttggagaaatattaattgctcctGGGTAAACTAagccattataataaaaataacagttctGTCTGAGTTAGCTATACTTACTAAagtcaatgaattattttgtagattaaaaaaaatgtaacaactcatctggaagaacaaaaggtgaagaatgttaaaggaaatcaatgaaaaaaatgttaaggatGGCAGAGTCTAGCAGTTTCAGATTTCAAATTAtgttagaaaatggaaattatcctctccatcatttatcattttccttttctgtcacattataTTCTCCAATCTGATAGGCACAAGGTgtcaagagttattttaaattgcatttctctaatcaatggtgatctagagtttttttttttttttttttttttttatgtgtctgTTAATAGCTTTGGGAAAGCTAGGTGGCAGAGCAGAGTACTgagtctggattcaggaagacctgagttcaaatttgtcttcagatacttactacctgtgtgttcctgggcaaatcactttaccctgttaACTTCGgttgtttatctgtaaaatgagctgaataagGAAGTGggaaaccactttagtatcttttcccaagaagatcccaaatgggatcatgaagagttggacaggaccaaaaagattgaacaacaacaacattgatAGCTTTGATGTTTTCTTAAAATTACTTGGATATGtcctataattatttattaattgtgaaatggctcttatttttatatttgactcatttccctatggatttgagaaatgaggtctttctcACATAAActtactattaaaattttttcccagtttcctttcttctaattttgactacgttagttttgttggtataaaagcttttaaatttcatataattaaaatgatctattttcttataatttttaatagaatttttcttcctatcttttcctgctggattttgttaatagtacataaaaatgctaatgatttatatggaCTTATTTTATGTCCAGCAACTTTGTAGAAGTTGTTAATTACTTCAAATaactaaaaattttattatatcatcatatcatcttcaaaaagtgaaagttttgtttccttattacttatttttatacttttaatttcttttttctaattgttagcatttttagtacaatattgaacaataatagtgataataaccttatttttgcttcttattttattgggaaaatttcaggtttatctccattacagacAATGCTTGGTTTAggtagatactacttatcattttaagaaaggctcCTTTAATTCCtgtcctttttagtgttttttataGCAATGgctgttgtattttgtcaaaggctttttttgGGGAGGAATCTATGATAAAATCCtacaatttatattgtttttattattgatatggccaattatgctgataattttcccaatattgaactaACATTGCAGTACTAGTAGGAATTTTATCTGGTCATAATATATGATCtttgttatatattgttataCTCTACTAGtattctcttaaaattttttgcatcagtattcattaaagAAGTATTTCTATagatttatttctctgtttttgctctccctAAGTTTTAAAACCACACTTATGTCATAAAATTTAGTAggacttccttttttcctattttttaaaaatagttatatattattgggattaattgttccttaaatgtttgaaagaattacttgtaaattcatctggtgctggggattttttcttagcttATTGGtggtttattcaatttctttttcttaaaaaggattatttaagtattttatttcttctgctaatctggacagtttatatttttgtaaagattcatccatttcactcagattgttaaatttattggcatataattgggcaaaataactcaataattgctttgatttcattttcattagtgGTGAAGTCACCTTTTTCATTATTGATATTGGtaaatttgatgttttttttttaaattaaattaaccaatggtttagcTGTTTTACCATAAATCAGCTCCTAGTTTTAttagtctgatttttttaaactctcaattttattaatctctcctttgatttttagtatttctatattctattctatattctaaattctatttaattgaaatttttaaatttgtttttgtctatttctttatgg
Proteins encoded:
- the MLH3 gene encoding DNA mismatch repair protein Mlh3 isoform X1, yielding MIKCLSEEVQVKLRSGVAVSSISQCVEELALNSIDAEAKCVAVRVNMETFKVQVIDNGSGMERDDVERVGKQYFTSKCKSVQDLENPKFYGFRGEAVSSIVNMASAVEIASKTNRTVETFVKLFQNGKALEACEAELTRPSSGTTVTVFNLFYQLPVRRKCMDPRLEFEKVRQRIEALSLMHPSISFSLRNDISGSMVLQLPKTKDTCSRFCQIHGLSKSQKLREINFKHKEFELNGYISCEAHYNKNLQFLFVNKRLVLRTRLHKLIDFLLRKESIICRPRGGPASKQITSSPPRHRSNPELHGIYVINVKCQFCEYDVCLDPAKTLIEFRNWDTVLVCIQEGIKSFLKQEQLFIELSGDDIKEFNEDSDLTLFSAILQPAISDEKCVQNNFQEAYENMDSYEIFNTKSKTVKRKAVVEDISLKTFRTEEDIKHIKDCHVVTNSDPNEMCINDMIELSVPCQDSAYSKPNVLIQQEAKITDSEKNNTKNICLEPECSANHHGASSEVLKSSFHIPHHLEANGENPCLQKEKTNDNGIVVDSVCEGQQRLKDIPEMACEHPPFGGILLETCDTLKEDEGTKRESDYNRGKTVFSYGKVQLCSTGFITHVMQTQQSKTSEMDFTLKNNFQPGPISAREIFGNKTQSSVETPNIDLNTNLGEESAKSVKQNFCLTNIKAGPKSKTIGICKNEAFFLKKSSKQSHTSNLLSNASLTFPWNAHTSNIRKNTEKLTGSKPFPHKKLNLFSQPVSLEKFKRQYKKVESPMPTRIHNISNDFELITSNGSQVEPDISQKGNSHLDHFNICEIPPINNNESNVNNQPDNHIPSEQFQISKKKEILEQQNVSLTENPMTLTDYSQFNRKPLNVNKPLGSLASKLSRMKGHNKETVIIESIEHSNDPGPFSPSMKDNSLCSVLAQDSHELSHNIHKITEDILFPDSDTAVQDNTCNKNTNSAFTNQSLLISTTEDYPMRYNVPLMLSRNTSFEVCEVPNNPLLSSEQQLETANPSSTALISHVDISTNDHFQKENTATRISKDEESMARSFDWQAHFDVSLGRMVYVNKITGLSTFSAPQEENMASCTKDLTTMAVNVSFRDDTMDEAIGTDCLQTLFSEWENPVFARYPEVALDVSNEQAESLTVKIHNILYPYRFTKEMVHSMQVLQQVDNKFIACLMSTKQEENGKAGGNLLVLVDQHAAHERIRLEQLICDSYEKERPKSFHRKKLLSSTIYPPMEVTVTEEQRRLLQCYHKALEDLGLKLIFPDPPSSHILVGEVPLCFVEREANEVRRGRPTVTKSILEEFIREQVELLQTTGGAQGTLPLTIQKLLASQACHGAIKFNDSLTLEESCRLIEALSWCQLPFQCAHGRPSMLPLADINHLEQEKQSSKPNLAKLSKMARAWHLFNKAEAHDEKQNKG
- the ACYP1 gene encoding acylphosphatase-1 isoform X3; translated protein: MAEGHTLMSVDYEIFGKVQGVFFRKYTQAEGKRLGVVGWVQNTDQGTVQGQIQGPTVQVRVMQEWLKTKGSPKSRIDKAKFHNERVIPKLEYKDFQIVK
- the MLH3 gene encoding DNA mismatch repair protein Mlh3 isoform X2 — translated: MIKCLSEEVQVKLRSGVAVSSISQCVEELALNSIDAEAKCVAVRVNMETFKVQVIDNGSGMERDDVERVGKQYFTSKCKSVQDLENPKFYGFRGEAVSSIVNMASAVEIASKTNRTVETFVKLFQNGKALEACEAELTRPSSGTTVTVFNLFYQLPVRRKCMDPRLEFEKVRQRIEALSLMHPSISFSLRNDISGSMVLQLPKTKDTCSRFCQIHGLSKSQKLREINFKHKEFELNGYISCEAHYNKNLQFLFVNKRLVLRTRLHKLIDFLLRKESIICRPRGGPASKQITSSPPRHRSNPELHGIYVINVKCQFCEYDVCLDPAKTLIEFRNWDTVLVCIQEGIKSFLKQEQLFIELSGDDIKEFNEDSDLTLFSAILQPAISDEKCVQNNFQEAYENMDSYEIFNTKSKTVKRKAVVEDISLKTFRTEEDIKHIKDCHVVTNSDPNEMCINDMIELSVPCQDSAYSKPNVLIQQEAKITDSEKNNTKNICLEPECSANHHGASSEVLKSSFHIPHHLEANGENPCLQKEKTNDNGIVVDSVCEGQQRLKDIPEMACEHPPFGGILLETCDTLKEDEGTKRESDYNRGKTVFSYGKVQLCSTGFITHVMQTQQSKTSEMDFTLKNNFQPGPISAREIFGNKTQSSVETPNIDLNTNLGEESAKSVKQNFCLTNIKAGPKSKTIGICKNEAFFLKKSSKQSHTSNLLSNASLTFPWNAHTSNIRKNTEKLTGSKPFPHKKLNLFSQPVSLEKFKRQYKKVESPMPTRIHNISNDFELITSNGSQVEPDISQKGNSHLDHFNICEIPPINNNESNVNNQPDNHIPSEQFQISKKKEILEQQNVSLTENPMTLTDYSQFNRKPLNVNKPLGSLASKLSRMKGHNKETVIIESIEHSNDPGPFSPSMKDNSLCSVLAQDSHELSHNIHKITEDILFPDSDTAVQDNTCNKNTNSAFTNQSLLISTTEDYPMRYNVPLMLSRNTSFEVCEVPNNPLLSSEQQLETANPSSTALISHVDISTNDHFQKENTATRISKDEESMARSFDWQAHFDVSLGRMVYVNKITGLSTFSAPQEENMASCTKDLTTMAVNVSFRDGFQYRCYPFRSKLVLPFFRRTREERTMIRQEYRDTMDEAIGTDCLQTLFSEWENPVFARYPEVALDVSNEQAESLTVKIHNILYPYRFTKEMVHSMQVLQQVDNKFIACLMSTKQEENGKAGGNLLVLVDQHAAHERIRLEQLICDSYEKERPKSFHRKKLLSSTIYPPMEVTVTEEQRRLLQCYHKALEDLGLKLIFPDPPSSHILVGEVPLCFVEREANEVRRGRPTVTKSILEEFIREQVELLQTTGGAQGTLPLTIQKLLASQACHGAIKFNDSLTLEESCRLIEALSWCQLPFQCAHGRPSMLPLADINHLEQEKQSSKPNLAKLSKMARAWHLFNKAEAHDEKQNKG